A DNA window from Capnocytophaga sp. ARDL2 contains the following coding sequences:
- a CDS encoding glycosyltransferase has translation MKLLFVHDHPFFSENKLVYSGGGLPHTAWKNYLINFTEVAIYARLSDNVKNKKIISSTENVSFHLTQKYSSAFSLLKNKKEIEKELLPLVQQADVVLVRLPSILGIIAGNIAYSKKKPLWVEVVGNAEEAMAAQGSLLGKISAKPLEFLNKKLIQKADFVTYVTKNKLQKDYPAHPKAVSFSLSDVIVSKVLCIDELDKTRFSGDIFHIGLIGGFDAKYKGQDVLLKAIALLDKEIQKNIKIHLVGKGDYSWVLELAKQLNLISNLDYIDPLEAGEEVNNFLKTLSLYVQPSLTEGMPRATIEAMAMGCPVIGSRVGGIPDIVSSEFLHEKGDYKTLSRHIMRLYLDRKVLEKEAEQSLDKAIPYLKTNLDKIRLDFYKKMNQYLHK, from the coding sequence ATGAAATTGCTTTTTGTTCACGACCATCCATTTTTTAGTGAAAATAAATTAGTTTATAGTGGAGGAGGATTGCCTCATACGGCTTGGAAAAATTATTTAATTAATTTTACAGAAGTAGCAATCTATGCTCGGTTGAGTGATAATGTCAAAAATAAGAAAATCATTTCATCTACAGAAAATGTTTCTTTTCATTTGACACAAAAGTACAGTTCTGCTTTCAGTTTGCTAAAAAATAAAAAAGAAATAGAAAAAGAGTTGTTACCATTGGTGCAACAAGCAGATGTGGTATTGGTAAGATTGCCCAGCATTTTAGGAATAATTGCAGGAAATATTGCGTATAGTAAAAAAAAGCCCTTATGGGTAGAAGTAGTGGGTAATGCAGAGGAAGCCATGGCTGCACAAGGGTCTTTGCTAGGAAAAATAAGTGCAAAGCCTTTGGAATTTTTAAATAAAAAACTCATTCAAAAAGCAGATTTTGTAACTTATGTTACTAAAAACAAATTGCAGAAAGATTATCCTGCACATCCTAAGGCTGTTAGTTTTTCTCTTTCTGATGTTATTGTGTCAAAAGTTTTATGTATAGATGAGTTGGACAAGACAAGGTTTTCAGGCGATATATTCCACATTGGCTTAATTGGAGGGTTTGATGCAAAATACAAAGGACAAGATGTACTTTTGAAAGCAATAGCTCTGTTGGACAAGGAGATACAAAAGAATATCAAAATCCATCTCGTAGGGAAAGGAGATTATTCGTGGGTATTGGAACTTGCAAAACAATTAAATCTTATCTCGAATTTGGACTATATAGATCCTTTGGAAGCAGGAGAAGAGGTTAACAATTTTTTGAAAACACTATCCTTATATGTACAACCATCTTTGACTGAAGGGATGCCAAGAGCTACAATAGAAGCAATGGCAATGGGATGTCCAGTTATAGGGAGTCGTGTAGGAGGAATTCCAGATATTGTTTCCTCAGAATTTTTACATGAAAAAGGTGATTATAAAACACTTAGTCGCCATATAATGCGTTTGTATTTGGATAGAAAAGTGCTAGAAAAAGAAGCTGAACAGAGTCTGGATAAAGCTATCCCTTATTTAAAAACGAATCTTGATAAGATTAGATTGGATTTTTATAAAAAAATGAATCAATATTTGCACAAATAA
- a CDS encoding acyltransferase, producing MRYIILKSRIKSCGDNVKIGTNVQILAWDKLSIGDNVSIHSNCYIDANGTIEIGNNVSIAHNTSILSTNHDWKDTNLPIKYNPIIFGKVVIADDVWIGCGCRILADVCISNRSVVAAGAVVNKNVEKNTIVGGIPAKLIKQI from the coding sequence TTGAGATATATCATTTTAAAGTCTCGTATTAAATCTTGTGGAGATAATGTTAAAATTGGTACGAATGTACAAATTTTAGCGTGGGACAAGTTATCAATAGGAGATAATGTGAGTATTCATAGCAATTGTTACATAGATGCCAATGGAACTATTGAAATAGGCAATAATGTTTCTATCGCTCACAATACATCTATTTTATCTACAAATCATGATTGGAAAGATACCAATTTACCAATCAAATATAATCCGATTATTTTTGGAAAAGTAGTCATTGCCGATGATGTTTGGATAGGCTGTGGTTGTAGAATCTTAGCAGATGTATGTATTTCGAATCGTTCCGTAGTAGCGGCAGGAGCTGTTGTCAATAAAAATGTAGAAAAAAATACAATAGTAGGCGGAATACCTGCTAAACTAATCAAACAAATCTAA